In Nonlabens agnitus, the DNA window GTACGGTTTTCACTATTCTGTAGCAAGTAGCGTTATGAGTTCAATGGCAACAATACTCGATTAAAGGTGCGTGTAGATGTCCGTTAAACGATGAAATCAAGTGTTAAAATGTGTTAATAAAAATCGGGATGCGTTTTGAAACTCTTGTATAATAAGACTTTGGAGTGGTTTCAGGTGACCAGAGAAAAGGTTTCCTTCATCGGCGATTGACACAAGAGTCTTAATTTGTGCCTTATCGGGATTTCAATTCTTTGATGTAGGAAGCATCCCAGATTTTTTTCATTTCAGTCAGGCTAGCTACATTGTCATTGGGTACCGCGATGGACAAAACGTAATGAGCGATGACAGGCTTGCCATTTTGCTTTTTAATCACGCCACTACCACGACATACTCCCATTTGTGTGTCCAGCAGCTCATCAAAATAAGTGACACCATTAACGCTGTAAATATTACGTTCCAGCGAGGTGAAAGACCAGGCTTTTCCTTTATCAAAAAAAGGCTTTGCAAATGCTTTAAATTCTTCTAGTTGCCAGTTTTCTGTTGCATCAGTTCCTATAAAAACGGCATCATTTGACATAAGATCAAAATAGGTTTCAAATTGCGCATTAGCAGCAGCTTCGTGCCATTGATCTATGACCTGGTTCACTTGAGTTTCAGGTATGGTTTGATAGCTTGAACAGCCAGTGATGAAAAACGCGAGGAATGCTGCAAAAAGAAAAGATCTCATATCGATAAATTGAAGTTCAATATAATTAAAGGTATTTTCATACCATGGAAATCAACAATAAAAAACATCGTTGTGGCTGGTGCGGGCAAGACCCTTTGTATCAACAATACCACGATCAAGAATGGGGCGTTCCCGTTTATGATGACCAGCGGCTGTTTGAATTTCTTATTCTAGAGACCATGCAGGCAGGATTAAGCTGGATTACCATTCTTAAAAAGAGAGAAAATTATAGGGAAGCGTTGGATCATTTTAATGCTGTAAAAATTGCCGAATACGATGATGAGAAGCATCAAGAACTACTCTCAAATCCTGGGATTATAAGAAACAAGCTCAAGATAAAATCCATCACCACAAATGCGCAGATATTCTTAGACCTGCAGCAAAGACACGGCAGTTTCTCAAAATTTATCTGGTCCTATGTCGATCACGAACCCATTACCAATCACTGGAAAACCTATAAGGACATCCCGCCAAACACACCACTTTCAGACCAACTTTCTAAGGACCTTAAAAAAATGGGGTTTAAGTTTGTAGGCAGCACCATTGTCTATGCCTTCATGCAGGCGACAGGAATGGTTAACGATCACGAGATCAATTGTTACCGTTATGATGAAGTATAGTTGGTGGTTTTTTATGGTAATCGCTTTCGCGAAAGCGAACTCATTACAAGCGCAATCTTCTCAAGTAAAAATCGAAAAGGAAGAACGCATTGATCAATCTGACGTTCCAGCACCCATCATTGCTACCATTGCAGATCTAGCCAAAGACACTAACGTCAAATACTATAAAGAAACAGACGACGATCGAGTAAGCTTTGAAGGTAAATTCAAAAAAGAAGGTAACCGGTACAGTGCAGAATTCAATGTCACAGGAATACTGGAAGATGTAGAAGTTGAGGTGGATAAAAAATCGTTGGATGAAAACCTACGTACTGCCATCACTACTAGGCTGGATAGTATTGCAAGTCGCTGGCGCATCGAGAAGATGCAAGAGCAATATTTGCCACAGTCAAGCATATCGCAGTTAAATCAAAATATCGATCAACGCACCTTTGACAATCTCGAGCTTATCGTAGCTTTTAAAACAGATGGAAAAATATACAGAAAGGAATTATTGTTTGACACTAACGGGTTTTTAATACAATCCAGAGACGTAAAAAGAATAGCTTATGACTTCCTACTTTTTTAGGGTTCTTCTATTCTTGCTGCCTACGCTGGTCTTAGGTCAGGTGGCAGATCAAGTGGTCTTTCAGCCAGCGATCAAAGTCTCGTGGAACCCAGCTTCCAGATGGAGCTTTAACACAGCGGTAGAACAAAGAACGCAGATTAATGATGATGCCCAAGCTATTAGTATGCAGCTCACTCAATTTGGACAGTATGAAGTAGGTTTTTATTCCCTGATAGGAATAGGCGTGATGTATAGAGAATTATTTGATGACAACCTGCCTGAGGAAGTACGGTTCATGGGACAATATGTTTACACTAAAAAATACAATCAATTACAACTAGCTCATCGACTGCGCTGGGACCAGCGTTTGCGAGGTGATCGTTTGACACATCGCTGGCGTTATCGTCTTTCAGGATCTATACCTCTCAACGGTAATGACTTGAATCCGTCAGAATATTATGTGGTTTCCCATCTAGAAACCTTATTCATTGCGGAAGATGGTTTACGCCCTATCTATGAACAGCGCGTCGGTTTAGGAATAGGTAGGCAAATCGGGTCTAGCTACAAGTTACAACTCAACACACAGTATCGATGGCTGGATATAACAGCTGCGACGACAACATCTTTATTTTTGAATGTGGCTCTTTATGCCAGCCTATAGATAGGATAGAAAAACCTTTCTATCGATCTCCATGGCGCCTAAGCTGGCGAGGTGATCATTGTACAGTTGTGCGTCGATCAGGTTATAATCGTCTTTGGCCAATTTCTCTACCAGATACCATAGCGCTATTTTACTAGCATCGGTTTTATGGGAGAACATGCTCTCACCACAAAAATTTTTTTGAGTTTTAAGGTCTATACCGTATAAACCACCTACCAACCGGTCATTTTCAAAAACCTCGATGCTCTTTGCCATTCCTAATTTATGTAGTGCTGTGTATGCGGTAATCATCTCTTCATTGATCCAGGTACCTTCATGTAAACCTCTTTTGGCATTCATGCAGGCGCGCATCACGTCTTCAAAACAGGTGTTTTCCTTGATGTGATATCTTTTGTTTCTGCGGCTTTGTCTTAGAGATTTTGAAATCTTCATGGGTTTTTGAGACTTGAGGTCAAAAACCATTCTGGGATCTGGAGACCACCAGCAGATAGGATCACCGTCGCTGTACCAGGGAAAAATTCCAGACCTGTAGGCGAGCATCAGGCGCTCTACACTCAAATCACCGCCTATGGCCAGTAGACCGTGAGCATCTGCCGTGTTGGGATGCGGGAATTCAAGATCAGGTCCTAAAATTTTCATGGTTACTTAAATGTCTAAAACAGTGTGGTTAATAAAAAAAGCTGCTTCTCAATGTTTGCCCTAGCGTGCTGCGATCGCCATCAAAAAAATTGATGAGCAACTCGTGACACAACATAGGCAACCTCATCGTGAAGCAGCTTTTATTTCAATAATTTATTTATCTAGAAAGGAAGATCGTCGTGATCTTCATCGCTAGAATTCTTGATGGGCTCATACTCATCAAACGGTGGTACTTCACCAGCGCCTGGCGCAGCTGCACCTACTTTCTCAATACGCCATCCTGTGATGGAGTTGAAATATTTGATCTCGCCTTGAGGGCTTTGCCATTCACGACCGCGTAAATTGATACCAACCTTTACTGGGTCGCCTACATTGAAGGCGTCTAACAGGCTCGTTTTGTCCTGTACGAACTCAATCATAAGGGGTTGTGGGTATTGCTCTTCAGTCGTTACGACCATCTCGCGTTTCTGGAAACCATTCGATCCATAAGTTTTGGTTTCTCCTATTAGTTTGATTTTTCCTTGAACTTCCATAGTTATGATAATAAAATTTTCCAAGCATCGGCGATCTGGTTTTTAGCGATCAGTTCCTTTGCTTTCTTATGTTTATCTTTTG includes these proteins:
- a CDS encoding nuclear transport factor 2 family protein, with the protein product MRSFLFAAFLAFFITGCSSYQTIPETQVNQVIDQWHEAAANAQFETYFDLMSNDAVFIGTDATENWQLEEFKAFAKPFFDKGKAWSFTSLERNIYSVNGVTYFDELLDTQMGVCRGSGVIKKQNGKPVIAHYVLSIAVPNDNVASLTEMKKIWDASYIKELKSR
- a CDS encoding DNA-3-methyladenine glycosylase I, which encodes MEINNKKHRCGWCGQDPLYQQYHDQEWGVPVYDDQRLFEFLILETMQAGLSWITILKKRENYREALDHFNAVKIAEYDDEKHQELLSNPGIIRNKLKIKSITTNAQIFLDLQQRHGSFSKFIWSYVDHEPITNHWKTYKDIPPNTPLSDQLSKDLKKMGFKFVGSTIVYAFMQATGMVNDHEINCYRYDEV
- a CDS encoding DUF2490 domain-containing protein — encoded protein: MTSYFFRVLLFLLPTLVLGQVADQVVFQPAIKVSWNPASRWSFNTAVEQRTQINDDAQAISMQLTQFGQYEVGFYSLIGIGVMYRELFDDNLPEEVRFMGQYVYTKKYNQLQLAHRLRWDQRLRGDRLTHRWRYRLSGSIPLNGNDLNPSEYYVVSHLETLFIAEDGLRPIYEQRVGLGIGRQIGSSYKLQLNTQYRWLDITAATTTSLFLNVALYASL
- the aat gene encoding leucyl/phenylalanyl-tRNA--protein transferase, which codes for MKILGPDLEFPHPNTADAHGLLAIGGDLSVERLMLAYRSGIFPWYSDGDPICWWSPDPRMVFDLKSQKPMKISKSLRQSRRNKRYHIKENTCFEDVMRACMNAKRGLHEGTWINEEMITAYTALHKLGMAKSIEVFENDRLVGGLYGIDLKTQKNFCGESMFSHKTDASKIALWYLVEKLAKDDYNLIDAQLYNDHLASLGAMEIDRKVFLSYL
- a CDS encoding DUF3127 domain-containing protein; protein product: MEVQGKIKLIGETKTYGSNGFQKREMVVTTEEQYPQPLMIEFVQDKTSLLDAFNVGDPVKVGINLRGREWQSPQGEIKYFNSITGWRIEKVGAAAPGAGEVPPFDEYEPIKNSSDEDHDDLPF